The Hippoglossus stenolepis isolate QCI-W04-F060 chromosome 11, HSTE1.2, whole genome shotgun sequence genome includes a window with the following:
- the mmp16b gene encoding matrix metalloproteinase-16 isoform X2, translated as MTLVSSSKRKPSDCFYAAAFCLLSSLWISCAVSGEEDHHFSVEGWLQRYGYLSRTEPGMSVLRSAQTLHSAIAAMQRVYGLNVTGTLDEKTKDDITLSWMQKPRCGVPDKFKSASRSRSRRYALTGQKWQRTHITYSIKNVTPKVGARETHDAIRRAFDVWQGVTPLRFEAVPYSALEAGRRDVDITIIFASGFHGDSSPFDGEGGFLAHAYFPGPGIGGDTHFDSDEPWTLGNPNHDGNDLFLVAVHELGHALGLEHSNDPTAIMAPFYQYMDTENFKLPQDDLQGIQKIYGPPDRAPQPTRPPPTAPPPRFHPPSDPRKHDRHTRPHRPPQGAKPSNPNSKPNICDGGFNTLAILRQELFVFKDQWFWRVRDNSVVPGYPMQINSFWKGLPPKIDAVYENSEGKFVFFKGNRFWVFKDTTLQPSYPQDISLFGSGMPTQSIETAVWWEDVAKTYFFKGDRYWRYNEDMRTMDLGYPKPITIWKGIPDSPQGAFVDKANGYTYFYKGKEYWKFNNQMLRVEPTYPRSILRDFMGCDGLPAEPDWDWSPPAAEERHYDSGDVDVVIKLDSVGGTEKAVAIAIPCVLALCMMVLLYTVFQFRRKSTQRHILYCKRSMQEWV; from the exons ATGACCTTAGTATCCTCCAGTAAAAGAAAACCATCGGATTGCTTTTACGCGGCAGCATTCTGCTTGCTTTCCTCGCTTTGGATTTCGTGCGCCGTGTCCGGAGAGGAGGATCATCACTTCAGCGTTGAG GGATGGCTACAGAGGTATGGCTACCTTTCCCGCACAGAACCGGGAATGTCTGTCCTGCGCTCGGCACAAACCTTGCACTCAGCCATCGCTGCCATGCAGCGTGTCTATGGTCTCAATGTCACAGGGACACTGGATGAGAAAACCAAGga TGATATCACGCTGAG TTGGATGCAAAAGCCTCGCTGTGGAGTTCCGGACAAATTCAAAAGTGCTTCGAGGTCGCGGTCGCGGCGGTATGCGCTGACCGGACAGAAGTGGCAGCGTACACACATCACCTACAG catAAAAAATGTCACGCCAAAGGTGGGCGCCCGGGAGACTCACGATGCCATACGGCGGGCGTTTGACGTGTGGCAGGGTGTGACTCCCTTACGCTTTGAGGCCGTTCCATACAGTGCCCTGGAGGCTGGCAGGCGTGACGTGgacatcaccatcatcttcgCTTCGGGTTTTCACGGTGACAGCTCGCCCTTCGATGGGGAGGGGGGATTCCTCGCACACGCCTATTTCCCCGGCCCAGGCATCGGAGGGGACACACACTTTGACTCAGACGAGCCCTGGACCCTGGGGAACCCCAACCATGATG GTAACGACCTGTTCCTGGTTGCGGTTCACGAGCTGGGCCACGCCCTCGGTCTGGAGCACTCCAACGACCCCACCGCTATCATGGCTCCTTTCTACCAGTACATGGACACAGAGAACTTCAAACTACCTCAAGATGACCTGCAGGGCATCCAGAAGATCTATG GTCCACCAGACAGAGCACCGCAGCCCACCAGGCCCCCACCCACGGCCCCGCCGCCTCGCTTCCACCCTCCCTCGGACCCCCGCAAGCATGACCGCCACACCAGACCCCACCGCCCCCCACAAGGGGCCAAGCCCTCCAACCCCAACTCCAAACCCAACATCTGCGATGGAGGCTTCAACACCCTGGCCATCCTGCGACAGGAGCTTTTTGTGTTCAAA GACCAATGGTTCTGGAGGGTTCGCGATAACTCGGTGGTCCCTGGTTACCCCATGCAGATCAACTCCTTCTGGAAAGGCTTGCCTCCCAAAATTGATGCCGTCTATGAAAATAGTGAAGGGAAATTCGTATTTTTTAAAG GAAACCGTTTCTGGGTCTTCAAGGACACAACTCTCCAGCCTTCGTACCCTCAGGACATCTCGCTGTTCGGGAGCGGCATGCCCACTCAGAGCATCGAGACAGCTGTCTGGTGGGAGGACGTCGCCAAAACCTACTTCTTCAAAGGAGACAG ATACTGGAGGTACAATGAGGATATGAGGACCATGGACCTAGGTTATCCCAAACCCATCACCATCTGGAAGGGCATCCCTGACTCTCCACAGGGGGCTTTTGTCGACAAAGCCAACG GGTACACCTACTTTTACAAGGGGAAGGAGTATTGGAAGTTCAACAACCAGATGCTTCGCGTGGAGCCCACCTACCCAAGGTCCATCCTGAGGGACTTCATGGGCTGCGACGGCCTCCCCGCAGAGCCCGACTGGGACTGGAGCCCCCCGGCGGCAGAAGAGCGCCACTACGACAGCGGCGACGTGGACGTCGTCATCAAACTGGACAGCGTGGGGGGCACGGAGAAAGCAGTGGCCATCGCCATCCCCTGCGTCCTGGCACTGTGCATGATGGTCCTCCTCTACACCGTTTTCCAGTTCAGGAGGAAGAGCACGCAGCGCCACATACTGTACTGCAAGCGCTCCATGCAGGAGTGGGTCTGA
- the mmp16b gene encoding matrix metalloproteinase-16 isoform X1 — MTLVSSSKRKPSDCFYAAAFCLLSSLWISCAVSGEEDHHFSVEGWLQRYGYLSRTEPGMSVLRSAQTLHSAIAAMQRVYGLNVTGTLDEKTKDDITLSWMQKPRCGVPDKFKSASRSRSRRYALTGQKWQRTHITYSIKNVTPKVGARETHDAIRRAFDVWQGVTPLRFEAVPYSALEAGRRDVDITIIFASGFHGDSSPFDGEGGFLAHAYFPGPGIGGDTHFDSDEPWTLGNPNHDGNDLFLVAVHELGHALGLEHSNDPTAIMAPFYQYMDTENFKLPQDDLQGIQKIYGPPDRAPQPTRPPPTAPPPRFHPPSDPRKHDRHTRPHRPPQGAKPSNPNSKPNICDGGFNTLAILRQELFVFKDQWFWRVRDNSVVPGYPMQINSFWKGLPPKIDAVYENSEGKFVFFKGNRFWVFKDTTLQPSYPQDISLFGSGMPTQSIETAVWWEDVAKTYFFKGDRYWRYNEDMRTMDLGYPKPITIWKGIPDSPQGAFVDKANGIWYTYFYKGKEYWKFNNQMLRVEPTYPRSILRDFMGCDGLPAEPDWDWSPPAAEERHYDSGDVDVVIKLDSVGGTEKAVAIAIPCVLALCMMVLLYTVFQFRRKSTQRHILYCKRSMQEWV; from the exons ATGACCTTAGTATCCTCCAGTAAAAGAAAACCATCGGATTGCTTTTACGCGGCAGCATTCTGCTTGCTTTCCTCGCTTTGGATTTCGTGCGCCGTGTCCGGAGAGGAGGATCATCACTTCAGCGTTGAG GGATGGCTACAGAGGTATGGCTACCTTTCCCGCACAGAACCGGGAATGTCTGTCCTGCGCTCGGCACAAACCTTGCACTCAGCCATCGCTGCCATGCAGCGTGTCTATGGTCTCAATGTCACAGGGACACTGGATGAGAAAACCAAGga TGATATCACGCTGAG TTGGATGCAAAAGCCTCGCTGTGGAGTTCCGGACAAATTCAAAAGTGCTTCGAGGTCGCGGTCGCGGCGGTATGCGCTGACCGGACAGAAGTGGCAGCGTACACACATCACCTACAG catAAAAAATGTCACGCCAAAGGTGGGCGCCCGGGAGACTCACGATGCCATACGGCGGGCGTTTGACGTGTGGCAGGGTGTGACTCCCTTACGCTTTGAGGCCGTTCCATACAGTGCCCTGGAGGCTGGCAGGCGTGACGTGgacatcaccatcatcttcgCTTCGGGTTTTCACGGTGACAGCTCGCCCTTCGATGGGGAGGGGGGATTCCTCGCACACGCCTATTTCCCCGGCCCAGGCATCGGAGGGGACACACACTTTGACTCAGACGAGCCCTGGACCCTGGGGAACCCCAACCATGATG GTAACGACCTGTTCCTGGTTGCGGTTCACGAGCTGGGCCACGCCCTCGGTCTGGAGCACTCCAACGACCCCACCGCTATCATGGCTCCTTTCTACCAGTACATGGACACAGAGAACTTCAAACTACCTCAAGATGACCTGCAGGGCATCCAGAAGATCTATG GTCCACCAGACAGAGCACCGCAGCCCACCAGGCCCCCACCCACGGCCCCGCCGCCTCGCTTCCACCCTCCCTCGGACCCCCGCAAGCATGACCGCCACACCAGACCCCACCGCCCCCCACAAGGGGCCAAGCCCTCCAACCCCAACTCCAAACCCAACATCTGCGATGGAGGCTTCAACACCCTGGCCATCCTGCGACAGGAGCTTTTTGTGTTCAAA GACCAATGGTTCTGGAGGGTTCGCGATAACTCGGTGGTCCCTGGTTACCCCATGCAGATCAACTCCTTCTGGAAAGGCTTGCCTCCCAAAATTGATGCCGTCTATGAAAATAGTGAAGGGAAATTCGTATTTTTTAAAG GAAACCGTTTCTGGGTCTTCAAGGACACAACTCTCCAGCCTTCGTACCCTCAGGACATCTCGCTGTTCGGGAGCGGCATGCCCACTCAGAGCATCGAGACAGCTGTCTGGTGGGAGGACGTCGCCAAAACCTACTTCTTCAAAGGAGACAG ATACTGGAGGTACAATGAGGATATGAGGACCATGGACCTAGGTTATCCCAAACCCATCACCATCTGGAAGGGCATCCCTGACTCTCCACAGGGGGCTTTTGTCGACAAAGCCAACGGTATAT GGTACACCTACTTTTACAAGGGGAAGGAGTATTGGAAGTTCAACAACCAGATGCTTCGCGTGGAGCCCACCTACCCAAGGTCCATCCTGAGGGACTTCATGGGCTGCGACGGCCTCCCCGCAGAGCCCGACTGGGACTGGAGCCCCCCGGCGGCAGAAGAGCGCCACTACGACAGCGGCGACGTGGACGTCGTCATCAAACTGGACAGCGTGGGGGGCACGGAGAAAGCAGTGGCCATCGCCATCCCCTGCGTCCTGGCACTGTGCATGATGGTCCTCCTCTACACCGTTTTCCAGTTCAGGAGGAAGAGCACGCAGCGCCACATACTGTACTGCAAGCGCTCCATGCAGGAGTGGGTCTGA